One window of Vitis riparia cultivar Riparia Gloire de Montpellier isolate 1030 chromosome 5, EGFV_Vit.rip_1.0, whole genome shotgun sequence genomic DNA carries:
- the LOC117913982 gene encoding F-box protein At5g49610 gives MNSGVFPEEVILQILARLPVKSVFRSKCVCTLWYKLCSDKYFVRLYNQVWVKKPVVLIEVTDSLECKSSLICVDNLRGVSELSLDFLKDRVKVRASCNGLLCCSSIPDKGVYYVINPETREYRLLPKSRERPVTRFYPDGEATLIGLACDLSGQKYNVVLAGNHRCFGQRPEKMFICLVFDSESNKWRKFVSLQDEQFTHMNKNQVVFLNGSLHWLTASCSCVLALDLDGEVWKKIKLPDEVGYGSGNRVYLLDYDGCLSVIQISDALMNIWVLKDYEMGEWNLVDRVSLQCIRGLVPGVFPISQTGEYVFFATYKQVLVYRRNGGVWKEMYSVKGSFTLPLWFSAHAFRRSLFSCH, from the coding sequence ATGAATTCTGGGGTTTTCCCAGAAGAGgttattcttcaaatacttgcaAGATTGCCTGTGAAATCAGTCTTCAGAAGCAAATGTGTGTGCACACTTTGGTATAAATTGTGTTCTGATAAGTATTTTGTTCGACTGTACAATCAAGTGTGGGTTAAGAAGCCAGTGGTTTTGATTGAGGTAACTGACTCTTTGGAATGCAAATCTAGTTTGATATGTGTTGATAATTTGAGGGGTGTTTCTGAACTCTCTTTGGATTTCTTGAAAGATAGAGTCAAGGTTAGAGCCTCGTGTAATGGTTTGTTGTGTTGCTCTAGCATACCTGATAAGGGTGTTTACTATGTAATTAATCCTGAGACCAGAGAGTATAGGTTGCTTCCTAAGAGTAGGGAAAGGCCTGTGACTAGATTTTATCCAGATGGAGAAGCCACTCTAATTGGTTTGGCTTGTGATTTATCGGGTCAGAAGTATAATGTAGTGCTAGCGGGTAATCACCGATGTTTCGGTCAGAGGCCGGAGAAGATGTTTATATGTTTGGTATTTGATTCTGAGTCGAACAAATGGAGAAAATTTGTGTCCTTGCAGGATGAGCAATTTACACATATGAATAAGAACCAAGTTGTGTTTCTGAATGGTTCACTTCATTGGTTGACAGCGAGTTGTTCTTGTGTGCTTGCACTTGACTTGGATGGTGAGGTTTGGAAGAAGATCAAGCTGCCAGATGAAGTGGGTTATGGGTCGGGAAATAGGGTTTATTTGTTGGATTATGATGGGTGTCTGTCAGTGATTCAGATTTCGGATGCTTTGATGAATATTTGGGTGTTGAAAGATTATGAGATGGGGGAATGGAACTTGGTGGACAGGGTCAGTCTTCAGTGTATTAGAGGACTAGTGCCTGGTGTTTTCCCGATAAGTCAGACCGGTGAATATGTTTTCTTTGCAACCTATAAGCAGGTATTGGTGTATCGTCGGAATGGTGGGGTGTGGAAAGAGATGTACTCTGTCAAGGGCTCCTTTACACTGCCATTGTGGTTCTCAGCACATGCCTTTCGGAGATCATTATTCTCTTGTCACTAA
- the LOC117914886 gene encoding uncharacterized protein LOC117914886 yields the protein MDALVRTPHMTANLTPKLVRVVGNGGITWNQTPFLTFSKGYSSISANRLRKSVVAEAKKRKKDSVDAHNFVPKPDEATGVFPEAVLLKEKKAQEDGSFLPEFADVEEEELYEFLNLQLESDLNVERMRHYEVVYLIHEKHDEEVENVNSKVQDFIREKKGKIWRLNDWGLRRLAYKIQKAKNAHYILMNFELEAQWINDFKTMLDQDERVIRHLVIKRDEAITEDCPPPPEFHTLRAGTNDYDDEEDDVDYDDEDDWDGEGEVDSNSYSDDVVDVIVPVNSDDREDKNVGRRNLRAEKVGR from the exons ATGGATGCACTTGTACGGACGCCACATATGACGGCAAATCTCACTCCAAAGCTCGTCAGAGTGGTGGGCAATGGAGGGATTACATGGAACCAAACCCCTTTTTTGACATTCTCAAAAGGGTACTCTTCAATTTCTGCAAATAGGCTAAGAAAATCAGTGGTTGCTGAGgcaaagaagaggaagaaagacAGCGTCGATGCCCACAACTTCGTCCCCAAACCAGATGAAGCCACCGGCGTTTTCCCTGAAGCTGTGCTGCTCAAAGAG AAGAAAGCTCAGGAAGATGGTAGTTTTCTCCCAGAGTTTGCAGATGTTGAAGAAG AAGAACTTTATGAATTTCTGAATCTTCAGCTGGAAAGTGATTTGAATGTGGAACGAA TGCGCCACTACGAAGTGGTTTATTTAATACATGAGAAGCATGATGAGGAGGTTGAGAATGTCAATTCCAAAGTGCAAG ATTTTATAAGGGAGAAAAAGGGTAAGATTTGGCGACTGAACGATTGGGGTCTTCGAAGACTAGCGTACAAGATACAGAAAGCAAAGAATGCCCACTACATCTTGATGAACTTCGAGCTGGAAGCCCAATGGATTAATGATTTCAAGACCATGCTAGACCAAGACGAAAGAGTCATCCGGCACCTTGTAATAAAGAGAGACGAGGCAATCACAGAGGACTGCCCCCCTCCTCCTGAGTTCCACACTCTTCGAGCAGGTACCAATGATTATGATGACGAGGAGGATGATGTAGActatgatgatgaagatgattgGGATGGTGAGGGTGAGGTGGACTCAAACAGCTACAGTGATGATGTCGTAGATGTTATTGTTCCTGTCAACAGTGATGATAGAGAAGATAAGAATGTTGGAAGGAGAAACTTGAGAGCTGAGAAAGTAGGTAGGTAG
- the LOC117914601 gene encoding uncharacterized protein LOC117914601, with amino-acid sequence MARKGNQQKNGLDRHSSNHKRKVSDSGHGVPDTKGRGQTGEVKIVAGEELPNGNQASDPLTETANKTSSAGDEKKSKQRSGKSLRKEKQDMDTTHGLDHSVPHGSNPGECAGNQFMTDACSIREENGTSPRTNNGSKHPSGSSGYSPNGLPSENAMKNSEFSDTMVVRRLRASALSILKAANEWLERQKPFFISLNIRILNARDCIRMKIEQTYPVILKWLMYFGNIMLLLSMVWLDCTIRGIDSFLRMGTTSFFSVIWCSIFSVVAMIGMSKFLIVLIVSVLMGVFLGFALASLVIAISGVVILWIYGSFWTTALIIFCGGLAFTLSHERAALLITTLYSVYCAWTYVGWLGLIVALNLSFISSDALIYLLKNTTNEHRRSSRPPEQTAGMRGRPGFFNGEQPHASFSETGSEQAPDRSAGVTSTSGADSEITSEEEVVRLLNCTDHYSALGLSRFENIDVSLLKREYRKKAMLVHPDKNMGNEKAAEAFKKLQNAYEVLLDSLKRKAYDDELRREELLNCFRRFQTASQKNGRHGPFTSGFPRSEAEVEDPFGESRRIACKKCGNFHVWVHTKKSKSRARWCQDCKDFHQAKDGDGWVEQSTQPFFFGILQKVDAPSAYVCAESRIYDATEWYICQGMRCPANTHKPSFHVNTSVTSKHNGSKGTSSGQKGGMPTPNMEENMTEEEFFEWLQNAVQAGMFDTCGGSTSAESPSAKAGNFSKSGGTNSGSGSGSKRKKKGKKPW; translated from the exons ATGGCTCGTAAGGGAAATCAACAGAAGAATGGGTTAGATCGCCATTCATCCAACCACAAGAGAAAGGTTTCAGATTCAGGGCATGGAGTGCCAGATACAAAAGGAAGGGGCCAAACAGGTGAGGTGAAGATTGTCGCTGGAGAGGAGCTCCCAAATGGTAACCAAGCAAGCGATCCTTTGACAGAAACTGCGAATAAAACTAGTTCAGCAGGAGATGAGAAGAAAAGCAAACAAAGATCTGGGAAATCTCTTAGAAAGGAGAAGCAAGATATGGATACAACCCATGGTCTGGACCATTCAGTACCTCATGGGAGTAATCCAGGAGAATGTGCTGGGAATCAATTTATGACCGACGCTTGCAgcataagagaagaaaatgggaCGTCCCCTAGGACTAACAATGGTTCGAAACATCCAAGTGGTAGTTCAGGATACTCGCCGAATGGATTGCCTTCAGAAAATGCGATGAAAAATTCTGAGTTCTCTGATACTATGGTGGTTAGACGTTTGAGGGCTTCAGCATTGTCCATCTTGAAGGCAGCTAATGAATGGTTAGAGAGGCAGAAACCATTCTTCATCAGTCTAAATATCAGGATATTAAATGCACGTGATTGTATTCGTATGAAGATCGAGCAAACATATCCTGTTATTTTGAAATGGCTTATGTATTTTGGGAACATAATGCTTCTTCTATCAATGGTTTGGTTGGACTGTACTATCAGGGGAATTGACTCCTTTTTGCGAATGGGGACAACGTCCTTTTTCTCAGTCATATGGTGCAGCATTTTCTCAGTAGTTGCAATGATTGGGATGTCTAAGTTTCTTATTGTCCTG ATCGTATCTGTTTTGATGGGAGTTTTTCTCGGGTTCGCCCTTGCAAGTTTGGTAATTGCCATTTCTGGGGTTGTTATTTTGTGGATTTATGGAAGCTTTTGGACAACAGCCCTTATCATCTTTTGTGGAG GGTTGGCATTCACATTGAGCCATGAGCGTGCTGCCCTATTAATTACCACCTTATATTCTGTGTACTGTGCTTGGACATACGTTGGATGGCTTGGTTTGATTGTTGCTTTGAATCTGTCCTTCATCTCAAGTGATGCTTTGATATATCTCCTGAAGAATACTACAAATGAGCATAGAAGATCCAGCAGGCCCCCCGAACAAACAGCTGGAATGCGAGGTCGGCCAGGcttcttcaatggagagcaacCGCATGCTTCATTTTCTGAAACAGGTTCAGAGCAAGCACCTGATCGTAGTGCAGGAGTAACTTCAACCAGTGGGGCTGACTCTGAGATAACTTCTGAAGAGGAAGTTGTTCGGTTATTAAACTGTACCGATCACTATTCAGCATTGGGCTTGTCCCGGTTTGAGAACATAGACGTTTCTCTACTAAAGCGGGAATATAGGAAAAAG GCAATGCTCGTCCATCCTGATAAAAACATGGGCAACGAGAAGGCTGCAGAAGCTTTTAAAAAGCTTCAAAATGCATATGAG GTTTTACTTGATTCTCTGAAGCGAAAGGCATATGATGATGAATTAAGGAGGGAGGAGCTGCTGAACTGTTTCCGTAGATTTCAGACTGCCTCTCAAAAG AATGGAAGGCATGGTCCTTTTACCTCTGGATTCCCCCGCTCAGAAGCTGAAGTTGAGGACCCCTTTGGAGAGTCAAGACGAATAGCCTGCAAAAAGTGTGGCAACTTTCATGTTTGGGTTCACACCAAGAAATCAAAGTCTCGAGCAAGATGGTGCCAG GATTGCAAGGATTTTCATCAGGCCAAGGATGGAGATGGATGGGTTGAACAGTCTACCCAACCCTTCTTTTTTGGAATATTGCAAAAG GTGGATGCACCTTCAGCATATGTTTGTGCTGAGAGCCGGATATACGATGCAACCGAATGGTATATTTGTCAG GGAATGAGATGTCCAGCTAACACTCACAAGCCAAGTTTTCATGTGAACACTAGCGTAACTTCCAAGCATAATGGCAGTAAGGGAACGAGCTCAGGACAAAAAGGAGGAATGCCAACACCTAACATGGAAGAGAACATGACTGAAGAGGAATTCTTCGAGTGGTTGCAGAATGCGGTCCAAGCAGGCATGTTTGATACTTGTGGTGGCAGCACCTCTGCCGAAAGTCCATCTGCCAAGGCAGGAAATTTCTCCAAGAGCGGTGGCACAAACAGTGGCAGTGGTAGTGGcagcaagagaaagaaaaagggaaagaaaccATGGTGA
- the LOC117913808 gene encoding serine carboxypeptidase-like 26 translates to MASGAGVMTLVLFILCLVSHGSFVTGIKAESSQENDRIINLPGQPSSPPITQFSGYITVNKAHGRALFYWFFEAQSQPSNKPLLLWLNGGPGCSSIGYGAAVELGPLRVSKNGDGLHFNDFAWNKEANLLFVESPAGVGFSYTNTSSDLTKLTDGFVAEDAYNFLVNWLKRFPQYKAHDFFISGESYAGHYVPQLAELVYDRNKDRTKYPLINLKGFIVGNPETNDYYDYKGLLEYAWSHAVISDQLYYKSKQVCDFKVADWSSECITNMNEVFADYREIDIYNIYAPSCLLNTTSSSAELNGNGFRRMRVPGGYDPCFSIYAAGYFNRPDVKLALHAATHTKWEVCSDSVFQTYHYTVFSVLPIYTKLIKAGLRIWVYSGDTDGRVPAIGTRYCVEALGLPLKARWRSWYHHHQVGGRIVEYEGLTYLTVRGAGHLVPLNKPSQAFALIHSFLTGIQLPTHK, encoded by the exons atggcatctGGAGCTGGTGTAATGACCCTAGTTCTATTCATTCTCTGTCTCGTATCTCATGGCTCCTTTGTTACAGGCATTAAAGCAGAATCTTCCCAAGAGAATGATAGAATCATAAATCTACCAGGCCAGCCATCAAGTCCACCCATCACCCAGTTCTCTGGGTACATCACAGTGAATAAGGCTCATGGGAGGGCCCTCTTCTATTGGTTCTTTGAAGCTCAATCTCAACCCTCTAACAAGCCTCTCCTTCTGTGGCTTAATGGAG GTCCTGGTTGTTCTTCAATCGGGTATGGTGCAGCTGTGGAGTTGGGTCCTCTCAGAGTGAGTAAAAATGGGGATGGCCTTCACTTCAATGACTTTGCTTGGAATAAAG AGGCCAATTTGCTGTTTGTGGAATCCCCAGCGGGAGTTGGGTTCTCTTACACTAACACATCCTCTGATCTCACCAAGTTGACTGATGGGTTTGTGG ctGAGGATGCCTACAATTTCTTGGTGAATTGGCTGAAAAGATTTCCACAGTACAAAGCCCATGATTTCTTCATCTCAGGAGAGAGCTATGCAG GTCACTATGTGCCTCAGCTGGCAGAGCTTGTGTATGACCGCAACAAAGATAGAACTAAATATCCTCTAATTAATCTCAAAGGTTTCATA GTGGGAAATCCAGAAACAAATGACTACTACGACTATAAGGGTTTGTTGGAATATGCATGGAGCCATGCTGTAATATCAGACCAGCTCTACTACAAATCCAAACAAGTCTGTGATTTCAAGGTGGCCGACTGGTCTTCTGAATGCATCACCAACATGAATGAAGTCTTTGCTGATTACAGAGAGATTGACATTTACAACATCTATGCCCCATCCTGTCTCCTCAACACCACTTCTTCCTCAGCTGAG TTGAATGGTAATGGGTTTAGGAGAATGAGAGTCCCTGGAGGCTACGACCCTTGTTTTTCTATCTACGCAGCAGGGTATTTCAACAGGCCTGATGTGAAGCTTGCCCTCCATGCCGCCACCCATACAAAATGGGAGGTTTGCAG TGATTCTGTCTTCCAGACATATCATTATACTGTTTTTTCTGTTCTACCAATCTACACCAAGCTCATCAAAGCTGGCCTCAGAATTTGGGTTTATAG TGGAGACACAGATGGCAGAGTGCCAGCGATAGGTACCAGGTACTGCGTTGAAGCCCTTGGCCTTCCTCTCAAGGCCCGTTGGCGTTCTTGGTACCACCACCATCAg gTGGGAGGGAGGATAGTGGAATATGAAGGATTGACATATTTGACAGTGAGAGGAGCAGGGCACTTGGTACCTCTCAACAAGCCCAGCCAAGCTTTTGCTCTCATTCATTCTTTCTTGACTGGCATTCAACTCCCCACTCATAAATga